TATGCCGACACAACGGTAATGAGCGGAAAAACAGGCGCTTGCCAGGAAAACGGTCATTACGAGGGAATAATTTATATGCCTTGTACAAAAGAAAACCACTTTATTCCTGAGCTTCCGACTGAAACTCCTGACTTGATTTTCCTTTGCTACCCAAACAACCCAACAGGTACGGTAGCTTCAAAAGAAGAATTGAAAAAGTGGGTTGATTATGCCATCGAAAAAAATGCAATAATTCTTTACGACGCAGCTTACGAAGCTTTTATCACCGAAGATGGAATTCCACGTTCGATCTATGAAATTGAAGGTGCTAAGAAAGTTGCGATTGAGTTCCGCAGTTTCTCGAAAACAGCAGGTTTTACCGGAACACGTTGTGCCACTACCGTTATTCCAAACGAGTTGGTAGCTTACGATTCAGAAGGAAAAGCACACCAGGTAAAAACATTGTGGAACCGCCGTCAATCGACCAAGTTTAATGGTGTGTCGTACCCGGTTCAGAAAGCAGCTGCTGCTATTTACAGTGAAGAAGGTAAAAAAGAGGTAGAAGAAGTAATTGCTTACTACCTGGAGAATGCCAAAATAATGCGTGAAAGTCTGGCCGAAATTGGTTACGAAGTTTACGGTGGTGTTAATGCTCCTTATGTTTGGGTAAAAACAAAAGACAACATGACATCGTGGGACTTTTTCGATAAAGTATTAAACGAAGCAAATCTTGTGGGAACACCAGGTTCTGGTTTTGGTCCGGCAGGTGAAGGCTACTTCCGCTTTTCGGCTTTTGCCGACAGAGAAAATGTGCTGGAAGCAATGGAACGTGTTAAGAACTTAAAATAAAGCTTCTCGGTAATCCTTTGCAAAGAAGCAGGAACAAAAAATCCGGTTTGAAAATTTCAAACCGGATTTTTTTATATCCTTAATAAACTACTTTTCTCCATTAACAATTAACGGCCTTTTCTTCCCGGATACACTTTAAGGGCTTCTGCCAAGATCTTTAAACAAATTCCCAGATCTGCTTTATTTAACACATACGCAATTCGCACTTCATCCTGTCCTTTGTCCGAACCCGTGTAAAAGCCCGAAGCCGGTGCTAAAAATACAGTCTGTCCTTCGTACTGAAAATCGGATAATAACCAAGCACAAAATTTATCGGCATTGTCAACCGGTAAACGCGCAACGGTATAAAATGCTCCCATCGGAATTGGCGAATACACACCATCGATGCGGTTCAGTCCGTCGATCAAAAACTTTCGTCGCTGAACATACTCGTTGTAGTTATTCAGCATGTATTGCGGATCGGCATCCAGCGAAGCTTCAGCGGCAATTTGCCCGATAAGTGGTGGGCTCAATCGTGCCTGGCAAAACTTCATCACATTCTTTTTTACCTCATCGTTTTTGGTAATCAATGCACCAATCCGCAGACCACATTCACTGTAACGTTTCGAAACGGAATCGACCAAAACCACATTCTGCTCAATTCCTTCGAGGTGAAAAGCCGAGATATAAGGCGCGCCCGTATAACAAAACTCGCGGTAAACCTCGTCGGAAAACAAGTACAAATCGTACTTTTTAACCAGGTCGCGAATGGCATTCATTTCCTGCTGAGTATATAAATAACCGGTTGGATTATTTGGATTACAGATCAAAATCCCCTTGGTTTTGGGGGTGATAAGCTTCTCGAATTCTTCTATTGGTGGTAATACAAATCCTTCTTCAATATCACCGGCAAGCGATTTAATTTTAGCACCTGCCACAATTGCAAAAGCCTCGTAGTTGGCATAAGCCGGTTCGGGAACAATAATCTCATCGCCCGGATCGAGACAACTCATAAAAGCAAAGGTTACCGCCTCGCTACCTCCCGAGGTAACAATGATATCGTTGGCAGTAACATCGATGTCAAATTTATGATAATATTTCGCCAGTTTCTGACGAAACGATAAAATTCCCTCGCTGGGTGTATATTCCAAAATTTCGCGGTCGATGGACCGGATTGCCGCCAGTGCCTCAGGAGGTGTTGGCAAATCGGGCTGACCGATGTTTAAATGGAAAACTTTAACCCCTCTTTCTTTAGCTTCATGAGCTAACGGAGCTAATTTCCTGATTGGTGAATCAGGCATTATCCTTCCTCTGTCTGATACTGTCGGCATGTTATATAATATAATTTAAAAGCAAGCAAAGATAAGATTATCAATCTGAAAACAACAATCTAAAATTTCAGACAAATTAATATCTTATTGCAAACTTAACTTGCAGTTTTTAAGTATATGATGTCATACATATTACTTTTGCTTTAAATTGTTACAAATCCTGAGCATTTATCATGTTTTAGTGAAAAATAGTGGTCTATTTTTGAACTCAGAAAAAACTCAAATATTTACTGAAATGATAATTGGAGTACCAAAGGAAATTAAAAATAACGAAAACCGTATTGCACTAACACCTGCCGGTGCTGCGGAGTTGGTTAAACATGGTCATGAAGTTTACGTTCAG
This is a stretch of genomic DNA from uncultured Draconibacterium sp.. It encodes these proteins:
- a CDS encoding LL-diaminopimelate aminotransferase yields the protein MAKINENYLKLQAGYLFPEIGRRVSEFIDANPDKKVIKMGIGDVTQPLAPSVVKAFHEGVDEMAKGETFKGYGPEQGYAFLREAIAKNSYQEKGIDISADEIFVSDGSKCDTGNIQEIFGNDNKIAICDPVYPVYADTTVMSGKTGACQENGHYEGIIYMPCTKENHFIPELPTETPDLIFLCYPNNPTGTVASKEELKKWVDYAIEKNAIILYDAAYEAFITEDGIPRSIYEIEGAKKVAIEFRSFSKTAGFTGTRCATTVIPNELVAYDSEGKAHQVKTLWNRRQSTKFNGVSYPVQKAAAAIYSEEGKKEVEEVIAYYLENAKIMRESLAEIGYEVYGGVNAPYVWVKTKDNMTSWDFFDKVLNEANLVGTPGSGFGPAGEGYFRFSAFADRENVLEAMERVKNLK
- a CDS encoding pyridoxal phosphate-dependent aminotransferase, whose amino-acid sequence is MPTVSDRGRIMPDSPIRKLAPLAHEAKERGVKVFHLNIGQPDLPTPPEALAAIRSIDREILEYTPSEGILSFRQKLAKYYHKFDIDVTANDIIVTSGGSEAVTFAFMSCLDPGDEIIVPEPAYANYEAFAIVAGAKIKSLAGDIEEGFVLPPIEEFEKLITPKTKGILICNPNNPTGYLYTQQEMNAIRDLVKKYDLYLFSDEVYREFCYTGAPYISAFHLEGIEQNVVLVDSVSKRYSECGLRIGALITKNDEVKKNVMKFCQARLSPPLIGQIAAEASLDADPQYMLNNYNEYVQRRKFLIDGLNRIDGVYSPIPMGAFYTVARLPVDNADKFCAWLLSDFQYEGQTVFLAPASGFYTGSDKGQDEVRIAYVLNKADLGICLKILAEALKVYPGRKGR